GCTCTGATAACATTTCACGAGCTAGGGAATAATCTCTCTTACACATGGCCAAAAGAGGAATAATCATAAATTTGACCAACATCTTGTCGTATACTGCATAACGAGCATCGTGTACATCACTTCCAATATTTAGCCAATCCTCTTTGTAAAGATTTTCTTTCATGACTAATGACGTGAAATCAACGAATACTGGCCTAACACCATCGAAAACAATATTTCCAGGAATAGCATCCTTAAGAGTTAAACCATTAATATCAAGCGAAACAAAAAGCTTTAAATGATAAATAACTGCATCTTTATACATATTTGCAGTCCACTCGTGCGGATATGTCGTTACGTATCGCTTATGGCATAGACTGAAAGGCAAATCAAAAGTACTTGTCTCTACAACACCTTGATCAAACAATGAGTACTTTTCGCACAAAGAGAGAACCTTTTTAATTTCTTCATAATAATCATTATTTATAACTCTAATATATCTGTTTCCATCATCGTATAGTACGCTTCTGTTATCGTAACCTGTAATAAGTCTCATATTTTCTCGACTATATAATCAAAGTTATTATATCAAATTTCGGGGGGGGGGGCAAACGGGGGAAAGGCACATTTAAATCGTACAGGGACTCTCTTCCCGGCAACCAGCTGTCCGATCCTTCATAACCAGACAGCTTTTTTCAGAATGCGCTGACGCAAATGTTTATTCAGTGCTCGCTCACTCACGACATCGACCTTGCGTCCGAGCCGCATGGACAAGGCATCAATTAGGGCCAGCTGATCTAAAAGTGTTGTGCCGGATTGAAAATCAACCAGAAAATCAACATCACTCCCTTCCCCGTCATCGCCTTTTACAACGGAGCCGAACAAGCGAACGTTGTCAGCGTGGTATCGTGCAGCAATCGCCAGAATATCTCTTCGATTTTTCTCTAATTCTTTTAATAGTTGCGCCAAAACCTTTTCTCCTGATCACGGTGCCATAAGGAAGCAGACACCCGTGAAGCCAGGTCTCCTGATTCGCCAGAATTCACCTATCACAGCAACACCACCTTACATTCGTTGATAATGTTACGAAATGCCTCTGTCGTACTGGCCCAATCGACGATATCCACCTTGAATGGCAGGTCCGACTGATCAAATGCTTCCTCGACGTCCGCCAACCTCTCAAGCGAGAGCGGTTCCGTCGTTACGACTACGAGGTCAAGATCGGAAAACTTTTTCGCTCCCCCCCGCACTCGCGAACCAAATGCCCAGATCGAATATTCCGAAAGATACTGTTTTAAAATCTTAACAACGATCTCCAGATCGTGTGGATCAAGCAGCAACATCCTGTCTTGCCGGGCATTCATCAGCATTTCGATGACAGCTGCTGAAACAGATACGCTGCCTCTTCAAGAAAATCAGGAGCAAGCCGATAAACAGCCTCCGCTTTACTTTTATCGTACGTATGGCTGCTGTCGTTGCGGGCCTGTCGATAAACCTTCCAGCGCGACCAATCGGACCGGAGCAAACCATGCTGATTGCCGGTGCGGATCAGATCGGCAAAACTGTCGAACTCCGCCGCATCGACGCTGGCCGAGGTTTCTTTTAAATAGCGCTTGAGCATTTTATGGCTAAGTTCATAGGTAAATTCAAAGCATTGGATAACGGAGTTGCGTAACTGATCAAACAGCTCTTCATCCTGTTGCGCCATTTCCGAGGTGGCAAATTTCAGGCTTTTTTCCAACTGAGCAATAGCGCTCTGAAGTGACGAAAAATCGAGTTCCATAGGGTTACACCTCATGCCTGCACAAGAACGGGAAGATGCCTTAGGATTTGATCGTTCTTTTCAATCTCAATTTTCACCTCTTAGCCGATGAAGTGTTACCGGTATATGCTGCCGGAACAATTCGAAGTCACCGTCTGTCGTCAGAATCGGTATTCTGAGCCGATCAGCCACCGCACAAATAAGAAAGCCCGTGTTCGAGCCCTGAACTCCCTTTGCCCTGCAGGCGTTAAAAAACTCTTCTGCCCGCTCGAAATCGCCAACTGTCACCCCACTGACAATCGCTGCGGTTCGCTGCGCTCACCAGCATCCTACTGCGGCGCCGTGGTCGCCAGTCCGCTGCTTTGATCCACAAACGCCAGCACCTGCCGCGCAAACTCTCGAAAATCACCAAGATGCTTCGTGATAATCGCGAACACAATCTGCCAGTCGATCTGCTGATAGGCATGAACGGCTGTATTCCTGAAGCCGACAGCCTTGGTCATCCTCTCCGCAATCTCATGATTGAGACAGCCAGCACGCTCCAAGGCAACAAAGGTTCCCGTCATGGTTTCCGGTGCAGGAACTTCAAGATAGCTGATAATGTGCAAGCCAATATCAACACATTGCTGAATGGAACGTTCAAGGTTGAGGGTAATGATATCCTGCAAATCGTAATCATCAACCAATTCTTCGTATTTCGCCGGCGTCTTGTCCTGTATCCGCTTGACACACCGCCTTAAACTTTCCAGCTTATTGAGGACAACAGCTCTATCCATTGATAAACCTCTGCTGCCTTTGCTCAAGGGTACGAATCACATAGGGCATCATGTCTGTCTGATTATAAATCATCCGCTTATAAAGATTAGCCAGCGCTTGGAGATCTTTTTTGATCACCACCCGCCCTTTGCACAGAATCTGTTTCAAGATCGTCCCGGACAGCTCCGCCAAATCAACCAGGTCGACATCTCGCCGAAGCGTTTGCGCCAAAAGCCTGCTCAGCTCTATCTTCTGTTCGGCATCCAAAACGTGGTTAAAGAGAACGGCAATATCAACATCACTGTCGCCACGCATGGTGCCGGTCACGGCCGAACCGTAAATAATCGCCAGCTTCAGCCCTTCGACCCCTTCAAGCACACTGATTATCTGATCAATTATTTCCATTGTCATTTATCCTGCCAAGTAACACCGAAAGAGGAGCAGATGCAATTTAGTAAGTACACCTTTCCACCTCAAACAACGATCTCATTCTACAGGGAAGTGTTTTCGAACGGAACAAGCGACTGCGCCGTTTATCGCCCAATCCCTTCATACGCGAATCCCTCATTGCGAACGCGCACCGGATCGTACTGATTTCGCCCATCAAATATCACCCGCTGTTTCATCAGGCTTTTCATGGCGGCAAAATCCGGTGTGCGGAAAGGCTTCCACTCCGTCACCAATACCAGAGCATCAGCCTGCTCCAAGGCTTCGTACTGATGCCGCACCAGATGCAGCTGCCCACGGGTAAACCAGTCGGCCGGCAGAATGCGGCGCGCCTCTTCCATGGCTGCGGGATCATAGGCTCTTACCTGGACGCCATGTTTCATCAGAGCTTGCAGCAGAAAAACGGCTGGCGCCTCGCGCATGTCATCGGTGCCGGGCTTGAAGGACAAACCCCACAGGGCGATGGTCAGTCCGGCCAGATCGGGGTGGAAGTGCCGCTGAATTTTCTCGAACAGGCGTTGGCGCTGGCGTTTATTGCGTTCTTCCACTGCTTTTAGAATGAGTGGCTCGTAACTGCTTTGGCGCGCCATGGCGCTGAGGGCCTTGACGTCTTTCGGAAAGCAGGAGCCGCCATAGCCGCAGCCGGGATAGATGAAATGGTAGCCAATACGACTGTCGGAGCCGATACCCAGTCGCACGTTTTCGACATCGACGCCTAAGGGTTCGCAGAGGTTGGCGATTTCGTTCATGAAAGAGATTTTGGTGGCCAGCAGGGCGTTGGCGGCGTATTTGGTCATTTCGGCATCGCGCACGCCCATGGTCAGGGTGCGGTCATGATTGCGGATAAAGGGGGCGTAAAGCTGCTTCATCCTTTCGGTGGCCCGTTCGCTGTCGCTACCGATGATAATGCGGTCAGGGCGGGTAAAATCGACAACGGCGCTACCTTCTTTGAGAAACTCGGGGTTACTGACGACGTCGAAGGGAACCGCCGCGTCGCGTTGCTCCAACTCCTGCCGGATGGCAGCGCGCACCCTGTCGGCCGTGCCGACTGGGACGGTGGACTTGTTGACGATGACAGTATAGTGACGGAGAT
This region of Desulfuromonas thiophila genomic DNA includes:
- a CDS encoding nucleotidyltransferase family protein, translated to MAQLLKELEKNRRDILAIAARYHADNVRLFGSVVKGDDGEGSDVDFLVDFQSGTTLLDQLALIDALSMRLGRKVDVVSERALNKHLRQRILKKAVWL
- a CDS encoding nucleotidyltransferase domain-containing protein, which codes for MLLLDPHDLEIVVKILKQYLSEYSIWAFGSRVRGGAKKFSDLDLVVVTTEPLSLERLADVEEAFDQSDLPFKVDIVDWASTTEAFRNIINECKVVLL
- a CDS encoding HI0074 family nucleotidyltransferase substrate-binding subunit, which encodes MELDFSSLQSAIAQLEKSLKFATSEMAQQDEELFDQLRNSVIQCFEFTYELSHKMLKRYLKETSASVDAAEFDSFADLIRTGNQHGLLRSDWSRWKVYRQARNDSSHTYDKSKAEAVYRLAPDFLEEAAYLFQQLSSKC
- the hepT gene encoding type VII toxin-antitoxin system HepT family RNase toxin translates to MDRAVVLNKLESLRRCVKRIQDKTPAKYEELVDDYDLQDIITLNLERSIQQCVDIGLHIISYLEVPAPETMTGTFVALERAGCLNHEIAERMTKAVGFRNTAVHAYQQIDWQIVFAIITKHLGDFREFARQVLAFVDQSSGLATTAPQ
- the mntA gene encoding type VII toxin-antitoxin system MntA family adenylyltransferase antitoxin produces the protein MEIIDQIISVLEGVEGLKLAIIYGSAVTGTMRGDSDVDIAVLFNHVLDAEQKIELSRLLAQTLRRDVDLVDLAELSGTILKQILCKGRVVIKKDLQALANLYKRMIYNQTDMMPYVIRTLEQRQQRFING
- a CDS encoding UDP-glucose dehydrogenase family protein translates to MHIAVIGTGYVGLVTGACFAEMGVQVVCVDQDAAKIDQLKQGRVSIYEPGLESLVRSGLEQQRLSFTTSLPQAMAQAQILFIAVGTPPEEDGSADLQHVLAVAGEIGRNLRHYTVIVNKSTVPVGTADRVRAAIRQELEQRDAAVPFDVVSNPEFLKEGSAVVDFTRPDRIIIGSDSERATERMKQLYAPFIRNHDRTLTMGVRDAEMTKYAANALLATKISFMNEIANLCEPLGVDVENVRLGIGSDSRIGYHFIYPGCGYGGSCFPKDVKALSAMARQSSYEPLILKAVEERNKRQRQRLFEKIQRHFHPDLAGLTIALWGLSFKPGTDDMREAPAVFLLQALMKHGVQVRAYDPAAMEEARRILPADWFTRGQLHLVRHQYEALEQADALVLVTEWKPFRTPDFAAMKSLMKQRVIFDGRNQYDPVRVRNEGFAYEGIGR